TGAGGTTCGTCGGAGCTTCGCCAGAGGGCatgggaggtggccggcgtcgatgGGGGCTTGCCGGAGCGCGGAGGAGCCGGATCCGGTCGCTCCTCGACCGGATCGGGTGAAGAGGAGGCCAGGGCGGCGATCTACATGGCGGCGGGGCTCGGctccggccttctccggtggcggcgctcggggcggcggccgcggGCGGCGCCGACGAAGCGCTGCGGTGGCGGGGCAGGCGCGGTGGTGGTGACGGGCGACGGGGCTGGAGCGGAGGGCCGGCGCGGGGGCGGCGCAGAGGCCGACGAGGAGGTGGCGGCAGGGCCGACNNNNNNNNNNNNNNNNNNNNNNNNNNNNNNNNNNNNNNNNNNNNNNNNNNNNNNNNNNNNNNNNNNNNNNNNNNNNNNNNNNNNNNNNNNNNNNNNNNNNNNNNNNNNNNNNNNNNNNNNNNNNNNNNNNNNNNNNNNNNNNNNNNNNNNNNNNNNNNNNNNNNNNNNNNNNNNNNNNNNNNNNNNNNNNNNNNNNNNNNNNNNNNNNNNNNNNNNNNNNNNNNNNNNNNNNNNNNNNNNNNNNNNNNNNNNNNNNNNNNNNNNNNNNNNNNNNNNNNNNNNNNNNNNNNNNNNNNNNNNNNNNNGCGGGATTGGCCGGGGCGATGGTGCGtacgtgtccggcggcggggtggacgcgtccagcggcgggaggaggaagaggctagggttagaccgagaatttcgggggagggggagtttatataggtagagggagctaggagagtccaaatgaggtgcggttttcgcccacacaatcacgatcgaacgaccgagagcatggagggggtttggatgggctcatgggctatggtgaagaggggctgggctgcaaagagagaggggtttcgggctacgcggttaaccgttggggcatcaaacgacctccaaatggaacgaaatttgacgggcggtctaccggtgatataccaaggccactcgtcaaacctcggtccattccgagaacgtttttatcccgctcacgaaTCAAGGTctaagaggggcgacgggcgcgtgcgagtgtggctgTGCTcaaaacggacaatggagagaaccgggggaacccgaacggatgcaagttttgaaaagcatgcagatgatgacatggcaagatgcaacacgcgaggaaatgacatggcaacaacgacgaatagctggaagacacctggcgcatcggatctggggcgttacacccgCCCTGCAAACATCGTTCATGGGGCTTCTCGAAGAAGCGGAGGTGGACATCGGGGCTCCTTCTCACGAACCCTTTGGGTTTGGTGATGACTTGCAGGAAGAgggtgatgaggaggaggaaggggaagatgaggaggaggtgaCCGAGATAGAGGAGGAGGCGTTCGCCGCCATCGCAAAACCCACCGTGCGCTTGACAAACTATAGCGAGGACGAAGATATTCTCTTGGTTTGTGCTTGGGCACATGTGGGGTTGGATGCAAGCACCGGTACGGATCAAACCGGTAAACGCTATTGGCAACGCATAGAGGACGCCTATTGCAAGATCAAGCCGAAGACCGGTGGGTACATCCCTCGTAGTTACCGgtcgcttcaaggccggtgggagttGATGTAGTCCCATTGTGCTCGTTGGAGTGCGGCAATGGACCAAGTGAAGGATGCACTGCCTAGTGGAACCGTGACGAGTGACTATGTGAGTACACATATGTTTTTcacatttattttgattttttatgcTATTGTTATGTGAGTACATATATGTTTACTATGCTATTGGTGGGTTTGTAGGAGGAAATTGCCGACTTGAGGTACAAGGAGATGGACGCTTCCAAGGGCAAAGCATTCCCATTTAAACATGTTTGGAAAATTCTTCAAACTTATGGCAAGTGGAAGTTGAGGGATCAAGAGACCGCACCCAAGAAGTCGACAATGCTTAGGATGGATGATAGTGAAGAGGAGGGAAGGAACGAGCACAAGCCCGCTGGAAACAAGAAGGATAAGCTAAGGAAGAAGATGGAAGGAGAGGCGTCAAGCATAAGGGAGAAGATAGAACATATGATGAAGTCAAGGGAGGCATTGACAATGAAGACATTGGAGATAAAGCTTCTTATCAacgagaagaagaaagaggtgaaGCTTGGACAAGTTCAATCAAGGCGtgaagatgccaagcgcaaggccgACTTGGAGGAGAGGATGATCAAGGTCAAAGAAGCAAAGGCATGGAAATAACTCATGGTGGAAGAGAAggagcacatgatgatgtccaagaaGGACATGGATGAAGACCAATTGATGTGGTGGAAGGAGTACAAGCAGGACATCCCAGAGAGGAAGAGGATATTCCGTGGTGTGTCCTCTACTCTTCGAGGTGACACTCCGGTGAGTGGTGGTGGCGATGGTGGTGTGGAGGACTCCACCACCGGCGACAATGGAGGTTCTTGATGGACGTGGAAGTGGTCTAGGAGATGGCGCCAGGTGCAACTTTTTGGTGATGGTGCCGATGAGAGGGAGAAGATGATGATTGTGTGATGTAAACTATTAAACATGCATCAATGGTCATTTCCGTGTATGTTTGAAGGTTGATTGTGTTTTTCTATGAAAATTGTGATATGTCAAATGACAGTTttaagggttggggttggggcaaagactagaaccctcaaacccaacccttataacAGTCTgttataagggttgggtttgagggttctagtctttgcctatatttttcaacccttaaaagtgtcaaaaagGCCAATTCTCAACCCTTAAAACTGGTTTTAGATTTAAGGGTTTGAGGGCTCTACCAGACATGCTCTTAGAGCAACTCTACCAGACCCCGCATCCGCCCCCGACctgcaaaataaccgccaaaatgcgggtacGGGCCGGAAAGCGTGCCCGACCAGACCCCGCATCCCAACCCGGCTCGCaaattttttttgggggggggggcaaattCCCCACCCCAACCCGGGAAAACGTGGGTTTCCCCCTCGCGGCTGCGGTGCCCTGCATCGGAGAGAAgcagttggcgggagggacatttcagcccgcgcgctttccccctccttccgccgccgcccgccctttGCTTCCGCCCGCCCGTCGCTGGTGATTCCGGCCATATCTGCGAGCGGAATCGCGCCCCGGGGCCGCCCCACACCCTCCCGCGCCGAGCTGCTGCACCGCCCCTCCGGATCCGGCGAGAAGAGCTGCCCCCTATCGCCCCCGCCGCCGGGGATCGAGCACCATCGGGCGCaccccctcgtcgccgcccgggATCACCCGCCACCAGTTAGTCCCTATTTTGTGATTTTTGCGAGCTGCATAGTAGATTGACACGCCGGTGTGCGTGTAGATGGAGTTGACCCCGTGCGAGAAGTTCTTGCTATCCGATTCGTCCGATTCGAACGACTCGGATGTTGAGAGCATGCTTGCGAACTTTCGGCAGCAAACATTAGACACGGCGCTTGCCGTGAAGGAGCATGAAGACGAGCACCGGAAGAGGAGGCGAGGATCGACTGTCGGGCGTTTGTGCATTCCTCGGAATCGCCATCTtgggaacgagatgttgatgcaagactattTCGCGGAAAATCCTACGTATCCTCcgcacctcttccggagaaggtaccgaatgcgccgatccctctttgtgaaaattgttgaagcttgcgaggcaaattgccggtattttaatcaaagaaggaatgtcgcgggcttaaagggatttagtgcatatcaaaaaatctccgtagctatgcgggtgattgcatatggcgTTCCGGCTAACTATGCCGATGAGTATCTTCACATTGGTGAAGATAGCATAATTGAGTCTGTGCGTAGATTTGCGAAAGTGGTCATCCGTGTCCTTAGTCCTGAGTATCTTCGGACACTCAATGAAGATGACACAAAGAAATTGATGGCATCTAATGAGAGGAGAGGTTGGCctggcatgctaggtagcattgattgtatgcattggaattggaaaaattgccccaaggcttggcaaggaatgtattgtggcaattctcgtgatgcaacaattgtgctagaggtcgtagcatccgaggatttatggatctgacattgcttttttggtatgccgggcactctcaatgatatcaatatGTTGCAACAGTCTtatttgtttgctaggcttgctagtggcgatgctcctgcttgcaactacactaaCAATGGGCATGAATAGACAAAGGagtactatcttgcagatggtatataccctccttggtgcacatttgtcaagagcatcaaagaacccaaaacaaaaaaacaatgtgaatttgcaagggtgcaagaggcagcccgaaaagacattgaaagagcattcggtgttttgcaatctaggtttgccattgtcTGTGGTCCTGCTCGTTTTTGGGATAAGAAAATCTTGAAGAACATAATGACATGCTGTGTTATCCTGCACAATATGATTCTTAAAGATGAAAGAGGATTGAACTTAGAATTCTTTTACGATAATGtgggtagccgtgtcaaaccaGCTAGAGATCCAAACCGTATTAGAGCTTTTCTTCAGacatacaaggagattgaaaatgcagaCACCCATTTTCAACTTCAGGAAGATCTCATTGAACACCATTGGCAAAGGGTTGGACAGTGACTTATTTTTATattcatttgtatttgtattcaTGACAAATTTTGTATTGCACTATTTAAGTTTGCTACGAttatttgaataattatttgtaatgcGGATGATTATTATATTATGTTTGATTGGAATAATTTAGTTTGTTTTCGATTGTTGAATTATGTTGTATTTGATATTTGCGGGCTGATAATATGCGAGATGCAGCAGCGCAAAGAGTAGACCCCAAAACAGACCTGTAAAAAGGTATATTTCATGAATATATATTTTTACGAATCCGTTTGAGGGGTTTGCATCTGTGCGAGTCCGAGCGGGGTCTGCTAGAATTGCTCTTACAAAACCCCGATCAGAGCCGACGCGAACTGACCAGGGAGGCACGCAGCAAGAGAGAGATAGGACTTGTGCGCCGCACGCCAAACAGCAGGCACGCGAGTCGAGTCGTTCCCGTTGTTGCGGCCGGCGGAGGAAGAGATGGCGACGAACATCGAGGACGTGCCTTCGGTGGAGCTCATGACCGAGCTGCTCCGTCGCGCCAAGTGCAGCTCCAAACCCGACAAGCGCATCATCCTCGTCGGTAAAACCCTAGCCCTTCTCTTCTTTCCCAATCCTCATCTTCTTCTACACCAAAAGATCCCAACGGCTCGGCCCCGGCTTCGCTCTCGCCAGGGTGACTGCCGCCGTTCTAACCCTAGCCCTTGCGTCttacggcggcggcggggtctttCCAGCTCGCAGCGTCTGGTGGGTTCGGTGGCGCGTAGTTCCGCAGGCGGTGGCGGTGCGGGTCCTTGCGGTTAGTGTCCTTGGTGGTCGGCGGCTTCAGCTGCGCGGCGCTCGAGGCTCGGCGGCCGGCGCAGTTGGACCTCCCACGTCCATCAACGTGCGATCTGGTCGTTACGGATCTGAAGCTGCAGTCGTGGTGCCCAGTCGGTCGCGCCGCCAGATCTGTTGTCGTTGGCGCGATAGGGTAGCTGCTGCTCGCAGCTTGTTGCTGTTGGCTGGATCTGGAGCTGGAGTTCCTCGTCCTTGCTGTCCCTCGTTCTGGAAATAAGTGGACGTACCCTCTGAAGTTTTATGATGCAGCTACATCACCCCCTCAACTCCAAAATAGCTACTTAACCCCCCAACTATCGAATACCAGACNNNNNNNNNNNNNNNNNNNNNNNNNNNNNNNNNNNNNNNNNNNNNNNNNNNNNNNNNNNNNNNNNNNNNNNNNNNNNNNNNNNNNNNNNNNNNNNNNNNNNNNNNNNNNNNNNNNNNNNNNNNNNNNNNNNNNNNNNNNNNNNNNNNNNNNNNNNNNNNNNNNNNNNNNNNNNNNNNNNNNNNNNNNNNNNNNNNNNNNNNNNNNNNNNNNNNNNNNNNNNNNNNNNNNNNNNNNNNNNNNNNNNNNNNNNNNNNNNNNNNNNNNNNNNNNNNNNNNNNNNNNNNNNNNNNNNNNNNNNNNNNNNNNNNNNNNNNNNNNNNNNNNNNNNNNNNNNNNNNNNNNNNNNNNNNNNNNNNNNNGAATAGAGTATTGCATGTGCGTTTGATTTTGTATGCTCTGGTTCATCTTTAATTCCTGAACACATAGTGCCACTGTTTATGTTCTAAAATCTAAATTGCACTATGCTTGGGCAATTTGACTTATGCAAGTGCTTTCCAAATTCTGTAGGTCCACCTGGCTCTGGAAAGGGAACACAGTCTCCCCTTATTAAGGATGAATATTGTTTGTGCCATTTAGCCACTGGCGATATGCTGAGGGCTGCTGTCGCCGCTAAGACTCCTCTGGGTATCAAGGCTAAAGAAGCTATGGACAAGGTAAGGTTTCAAGAACATACCAAATAGCAATTTAAAACTAGCAAAAACCGTGTCTATCAATTTCTTTATTTCTTGACTCTTATTGTTTTTAGGGAGAGCTTGTTTCAGATGACTTGGTTGTTGGGATTATTGATGAAGCCATGAAAAAACCTTCATGTCAAAAAGGTTTTATCCTTGATGGCTTCCCTAGAACTGTTGTTCAAGCACAAAAGGTCTGGTCAGGTCCTTGGTCAATATACATCGAAATGAAAATTCCTTCTTTCTGTGTATATTGATGGTTGATTTATGCCTTGGGAGCTTAGTGTTTGTTTTCTTATGGTTTGGTTGAACAATGACTGCAGCTCGATGAAATGCTCGCAAAGCAAGGTGCTAAGGTTGACAAGGTTCTAAATTTTGCAATTGATGA
Above is a window of Triticum dicoccoides isolate Atlit2015 ecotype Zavitan chromosome 5B, WEW_v2.0, whole genome shotgun sequence DNA encoding:
- the LOC119308067 gene encoding adenylate kinase 3-like; protein product: MATNIEDVPSVELMTELLRRAKCSSKPDKRIILVGPPGSGKGTQSPLIKDEYCLCHLATGDMLRAAVAAKTPLGIKAKEAMDKGELVSDDLVVGIIDEAMKKPSCQKGFILDGFPRTVVQAQKLDEMLAKQGAKVDKVLNFAIDDAILEERITGRWIHPSSGRSYHTKFAPPKTPGVDDVSGEPLIQRKDDTAEVLKSRLEAFHIQTEPVIDYYSKNGLVANLHAEKPPKEVTAELQKALS